The following proteins are encoded in a genomic region of Schistocerca nitens isolate TAMUIC-IGC-003100 unplaced genomic scaffold, iqSchNite1.1 HiC_scaffold_466, whole genome shotgun sequence:
- the LOC126232213 gene encoding structural maintenance of chromosomes protein 2-like, with protein MKNIDKYRKDIDKYRKDIDKYRKDIDKFRKDIEKYRKDIEKYRKVIEKYRKDIEKCRKVIEKYRKDIEKYRKDIEKYRKDIEKYRKDIEKYLYISKISIYKYRKDIEKYRKDIEKYRKDIEKYRKDIEKYRKDIEKYRKDIKKYRYIDKYRKDIEKYRYIDKKDIEKYRKDIDKYRNDIEKYRKDIEKYRKDIEKYRKDIEKYRKDIEKYRKDFEKYRKDIEKYRKDIEKYRKDIENYRKDIEKYRKDIEKYRKDIEKYRKDIDKYRKDIDKYRKDIDKYRKDIEKYRKDIEKYRKDIEKYRKDIEKYRKDIEKYRYIDKYRYIENIEKISKRSKSIEKISQSIDISISIDISKSIDISIISIYNEKYRKDIDKYRKDIDKYRKDIDKYRKDIDKYRNFIDKYRKDIEKYRKDIEKYRKDIEKYRKDIEKISKSIEKISKSIEKISKSTEKISKSIDISKNIDKYRKDIDKYRKDIDKYRKDNDKYRKDIDKFRKDIEKYRKDIEKYRKVIEKYRKDIEKYRKVIEKYRKDIEKYRKDIEKYRKDIEKYRKDIEKYRKDIEKYLYISKISIYKYRKDIEKYRKDIEKYRKDIEKYRKDIEKYRKVIEKYRKDIKKYRYIDKYRKDIEKYRYIDNIDISISIDISDISISIDISKNIEKYRKDIQKYGKGIEKYRKGIEKYRKYIEKYRKDIEKYRKNIEKYRKDIEKYRKDIEKYLYIMKISIYNEKYRKDIDKYRKDIDKYRKDIDKYRKDIDKYRKDIDKYRKGIDKYRKDIEKYRKDIEKYRKDIEKYRKDIEKISKSIEKISKSIEKISKSIYIYRKNRYIDKYRKDIEKYRKDIEKYRKDIEKYRKDIKKYRKDIEKYRKDIEKYRKDFEKYRKDIEKYRKDIEKYRKYIEKYRKDIEKYRKDIEKYRKDIEKYRKDIEKYRKDIDKYRKDIEKYRKDIEKYRKDIEKYR; from the exons atgaaaa atatcgataagtatcgaaaagatatcgataagtatcgaaaagatatcgataagtatcgaaaagatatagataagtttcgaaaagatatcgaaaagtatcgaaaagacatcgaaaagtatcgaaaagttatcgaaaagtatcgaaaagatatcgaaaagtgtcgaaaagttatcgaaaagtatcgaaaagatatcgaaaagtatcgaaaagatatcgaaaagtatcgaaaagatatcgaaaagtatcgaaaagatatcgaaaagtatctatatatatcgaaaa tatcgatatataagtaccgaaaagatatcgaaaagtaccgaaaagatatcgaaaagtaccgaaaagatatcgaaaagtatcgaaaagatatcgaaaagtatcgaaaagatatcgaaaagtatcgaaaagatatcaaaaagtatcgatatatcgataagtatcgaaaagatatcgaaaagtatcgatatatcgataa aaaagatatcgaaaagtaccgaaaagatatcgataagtaccggaatgatatcgaaaagtaccgaaaagatatcgaaaagtaccgaaaagatatcgaaaagtaccgaaaagatatcgaaaagtaccgaaaagatatcgaaaagtaccgaaaagatttcgaaaagtaccgaaaagatatcgaaaagtaccgaaaagatatcgaaaagtaccgaaaagatatcgaaaattaccgaaaagatatcgaaaagtaccgaaaagatatcgaaaagtaccgaaaagatatcgaaaagtaccgaaaagatatcgacaagtaccgaaaagatatcgacaagtaccgaaaagatatcgacaagtaccgaaaagatatcgaaaagtaccgaaaagatatcgaaaagtatcgaaaagatatcgaaaagtatcgcaaagatatcgaaaagtatcgaaaagatatcgaaaagtatcgatatatcgataagtatcgatatatcgaaaa tatcgaaaagatatcgaaaagatcgaaaagtatcgagaagatatcgcaaagtatcgatatatcgataagtatcgatatatcgaaaagtatcgatatatcgataa tatcgatatataatgaaaagtatcgaaaagatatcgataagtatcgaaaagatatcgataagtatcgaaaagatatcgataagtatcgaaaagatatcgataagtatcgaaattttatagataagtatcgaaaagatatcgaaaagtatcgaaaagatatcgaaaagtatcgaaaagacatcgaaaagtatcgaaaagatatcgaaaagatatcgaaaagtatcgaaaagatatcgaaaagtatcgaaaagatatcgaaaagtaccgaaaaaatatcgaaaagtatcgatatatcgaaaa atatcgataagtatcgaaaagatatcgataagtatcgaaaagatatcgataagtatcggaaAGAtaacgataagtatcgaaaagatatagataagtttcgaaaagatatcgaaaagtatcgaaaagacatcgaaaagtatcgaaaagttatcgaaaagtatcgaaaagatatcgaaaagtatcgaaaagttatcgaaaagtatcgaaaagatatcgaaaagtatcgaaaagatatcgaaaagtatcgaaaagatatcgaaaagtatcgaaaagatattgaaaagtatcgaaaagatatcgaaaagtatctatatatatcgaaaa tatcgatatataagtaccgaaaagatatcgaaaagtaccgaaaagatatcgaaaagtaccgaaaagatatcgaaaagtatcgaaaagatatcgaaaagtatcgaaaagttatcgaaaagtatcgaaaagatatcaaaaagtatcgatatatcgataagtatcgaaaagatatcgaaaagtatcgatatatcgataa tatcgatatatcgataagtattgatatatccgatatatcgataagtatcgatatatcgaaaa atatcgaaaagtaccgaaaagatatccaaaagtacggaaaaggtatcgaaaagtaccgaaaaggtatcgaaaagtaccgaaaatatatcgaaaagtatcgaaaagatatcgaaaagtatcgaaaaaatatcgaaaagtatcgaaaagatattgaaaagtatcgaaaagatatcgaaaagtatctatatataatgaaaa tatcgatatataatgaaaagtatcgaaaagatatcgataagtatcgaaaagatatcgataagtatcgaaaagatatcgataagtatcgaaaagatatcgataagtatcgaaaagatatagataagtatcgaaaaggtatcgataagtatcgaaaagatatcgaaaagtatcgaaaagatatcgaaaagtatcgaaaagacatcgaaaagtatcgaaaagatatcgaaaagatatcgaaaagtatcgaaaagatatcgaaaagtatcgaaaagatatcgaaaagtatctatatatatcgaaaa aatcgatatatcgataagtaccgaaaagatatcgaaaagtaccgaaaagatatcgaaaagtaccgaaaagatatcgaaaagtaccgaaaagatatcaaaaagtaccgaaaagatatcgaaaagtaccgaaaagatatcgaaaagtaccgaaaagatttcgaaaagtaccgaaaagatatcgaaaagtaccgaaaagatatcgaaaagtaccgaaaatatatcgaaaagtaccgaaaagatatcgaaaagtaccgaaaagatatcgaaaagtaccgaaaagatatcgaaaagtaccgaaaagatatcgaaaagtaccgaaaagatatcgacaagtaccgaaaagatatcgaaaagtaccgaaaagatatcgaaaagtatcgaaaagatatcgaaaagtatcgttaa
- the LOC126232215 gene encoding repetitive organellar protein-like, whose protein sequence is MKNIDKYRKDIDKYRKDIDKYRKDIDKFRKDIEKYRKDIEKYRKVIEKYRKDIEKCRKVIEKYRKDIEKYRKDIEKYRKDIEKYRKDIEKYLYISKISIYKYRKDIEKYRKDIEKYRKDIEKYRKDIEKYRKDIEKYRKDIKKYRYIDKYRKDIEKYRYIDKKDIGKYRKDIDKYRNDIEKYRKDIEKYRKDIEKYRKDIEKYRKDIEKYRKDFEKYRKDIEKYRKDIEKYRKDIENYRKDIEKYRKDIEKYRKDIEKYRKDIDKYRKDIDKYRKDIDKYRKDIEKYRKDIEKYRKDIEKYRKDIEKYRKDIEKYRYIDKYRYIENEKYRYIMIISIYNEKYRKDIEKYRKDIEMYRKDIEKYRKVSKRYRKVSKRSKKRYRKYRYIEKYRYIVKNRYIVKYRYIEKYRYIEKYRKDIEKYRKDIEKYRKDIEKYRKDIQKYRKDIEKYRKEIEKYRKDIEKYRKIFEKYRKDIDKYRKDIDKYLYIMKISIYNEKYRKDIDKYRKDIDKYRKDIDKYRKDIDKYRNFIDKYRKDIEKYRKDIEKYRKDIEKYRKDIEKISKSIEKISKSIEKISKSTEKISKSIDISKISIYNEKYRKDIEKYRKDIKKYRKDIEKYRKDIEKYRYIDKYRYIDKYRHIDNTDISKSTEKISKSIEKISKSIEKISKSSEIISKSIEKISKSIEKISKNIDKYRKDIDKYRKDIDKYRKDIDKYRKDIDKFRKDIEKYRKDIEKYRKLIEKYRKDIEKYRKVIEKYRKDIEKYRKDIEKYRKDIEKYRKDIEKYRKDIEKYLYISKISIYKYRKDIEKYRKDIEKYRKDIEKYRKDIEKYRKVIEKYRKDIKKYRYIDKYRKDIEKYRYIDNIDISISIDISDISISIDISKNIEKYRKDIQKYGKGIEKYRKGIEKYRKYIEKYRKDIEKYRKNIEKYRKDIEKYRKDIEKYLYIMKISIYNEKYRKDIDKYRKDIDKYRKDIDKYRKDIDKYRKDIDKYRKGIDKYRKDIEKYRKDIEKYRKDIEKYRKDIEKISKSIEKISKSIEKISKSIYIYRKYRYIDKNRYIDNYRKDIEKYRKDIEKYRKDIEKYRKDIKKYRKDIEKYRKDIEKYRKDFEKYRKDIEKYRKDIEKYRKYIEKYRKDIEKYRKDIEKYRKDIEKYRKDIEKYRKDIDKYRKDIEKYRKDIEKYRKDIEKYR, encoded by the exons atgaaaa atatcgataagtatcgaaaagatatcgataagtatcgaaaagatatcgataagtatcgaaaagatatagataagtttcgaaaagatatcgaaaagtatcgaaaagacatcgaaaagtatcgaaaagttatcgaaaagtatcgaaaagatatcgaaaagtgtcgaaaagttatcgaaaagtatcgaaaagatatcgaaaagtatcgaaaagatatcgaaaagtatcgaaaagatatcgaaaagtatcgaaaagatatcgaaaagtatctatatatatcgaaaa tatcgatatataagtaccgaaaagatatcgaaaagtaccgaaaagatatcgaaaagtaccgaaaagatatcgaaaagtatcgaaaagatatcgaaaagtatcgaaaagatatcgaaaagtatcgaaaagatatcaaaaagtatcgatatatcgataagtatcgaaaagatatcgaaaagtatcgatatatcgataa aaaagatatcggaaagtaccgaaaagatatcgataagtaccggaatgatatcgaaaagtaccgaaaagatatcgaaaagtaccgaaaagatatcgaaaagtaccgaaaagatatcgaaaagtaccgaaaagatatcgaaaagtaccgaaaagatttcgaaaagtaccgaaaagatatcgaaaagtaccgaaaagatatcgaaaagtaccgaaaagatatcgaaaattaccgaaaagatatcgaaaagtaccgaaaagatatcgaaaagtaccgaaaagatatcgaaaagtaccgaaaagatatcgacaagtaccgaaaagatatcgacaagtaccgaaaagatatcgacaagtaccgaaaagatatcgaaaagtaccgaaaagatatcgaaaagtatcgaaaagatatcgaaaagtatcgcaaagatatcgaaaagtatcgaaaagatatcgaaaagtatcgatatatcgataagtatcgatatatcgaaaa tgaaaagtatcgatatataatgataa tatcgatatataatgaaaagtatcgaaaagatatcgaaaagtatcgaaaagatatcgaaatgtatcgaaaagatatcgaaaagtatcgaaaagtatcgaaaagatatcgaaaagtatcgaaaagatcgaagaaaagatatcgaaaa tatcgatatatcgaaaagtatcgatatatcgtaaagaatcgatatatcgtaaagtatcgatatatcgaaaagtaccgatatatcgaaaagtaccgaaaagatatcgaaaagtatcgaaaagatatcgaaaagtaccgaaaagatatcgaaaagtaccgaaaagatatccaaaagtaccgaaaagatatcgaaaagtaccgaaaagaaatcgaaaagtaccgaaaagatatcgaaaagtaccgaaaaattttcgaaaagtatcgaaaagatatcgataagtatcgaaaagatatcgataagtatttatatataatgaaaa tatcgatatataatgaaaagtatcgaaaagatatcgataagtatcgaaaagatatcgataagtatcgaaaagatatcgataagtatcgaaaagatatcgataagtatcgaaattttatagataagtatcgaaaagatatcgaaaagtatcgaaaagatatcgaaaagtatcgaaaagacatcgaaaagtatcgaaaagatatcgaaaagatatcgaaaagtatcgaaaagatatcgaaaagtatcgaaaagatatcgaaaagtaccgaaaaaatatcgaaaagtatcgatatatcgaaaa tatcgatatataatgaaaagtatcgaaaagatatcgaaaagtatcgaaaagatatcaaaaagtatcgaaaagatatcgaaaagtatcgaaaagatatcgaaaagtatcgatatatcgataagtatcgatatatcgataagtatcgacatatcgataa taccgatatatcgaaaagtaccgaaaagatatcgaaaagtatcgaaaagatatcgaaaagtatcgaaaagatatcgaaaagtagcgaaataatatcgaaaagtatcgaaaagatatcgaaaagtatcgaaaagatatcgaaaa atatcgataagtatcgaaaagatatcgataagtatcgaaaagatatcgataagtatcggaaagatatcgataagtatcgaaaagatatagataagtttcgaaaagatatcgaaaagtatcgaaaagacatcgaaaagtatcgaaaacttatcgaaaagtatcgaaaagatatcgaaaagtatcgaaaagttatcgaaaagtatcgaaaagatatcgaaaagtatcgaaaagatatcgaaaagtatcgaaaagatatcgaaaagtatcgaaaagatattgaaaagtatcgaaaagatatcgaaaagtatctatatatatcgaaaa tatcgatatataagtaccgaaaagatatcgaaaagtaccgaaaagatatcgaaaagtaccgaaaagatatcgaaaagtatcgaaaagatatcgaaaagtatcgaaaagttatcgaaaagtatcgaaaagatatcaaaaagtatcgatatatcgataagtatcgaaaagatatcgaaaagtatcgatatatcgataa tatcgatatatcgataagtattgatatatccgatatatcgataagtatcgatatatcgaaaa atatcgaaaagtaccgaaaagatatccaaaagtacggaaaaggtatcgaaaagtaccgaaaaggtatcgaaaagtaccgaaaatatatcgaaaagtatcgaaaagatatcgaaaagtatcgaaaaaatatcgaaaagtatcgaaaagatattgaaaagtatcgaaaagatatcgaaaagtatctatatataatgaaaa tatcgatatataatgaaaagtatcgaaaagatatcgataagtatcgaaaagatatcgataagtatcgaaaagatatcgataagtatcgaaaagatatcgataagtatcgaaaagatatagataagtatcgaaaaggtatcgataagtatcgaaaagatatcgaaaagtatcgaaaagatatcgaaaagtatcgaaaagacatcgaaaagtatcgaaaagatatcgaaaagatatcgaaaagtatcgaaaagatatcgaaaagtatcgaaaagatatcgaaaagtatctatatatatcgaaaa tatcgatatatcgataagaatcgatatatcgataactaccgaaaagatatcgaaaagtaccgaaaagatatcgaaaagtaccgaaaagatatcgaaaagtaccgaaaagatatcaaaaagtaccgaaaagatatcgaaaagtaccgaaaagatatcgaaaagtaccgaaaagatttcgaaaagtaccgaaaagatatcgaaaagtaccgaaaagatatcgaaaagtaccgaaaatatatcgaaaagtaccgaaaagatatcgaaaagtaccgaaaagatatcgaaaagtaccgaaaagatatcgaaaagtaccgaaaagatatcgaaaagtaccgaaaagatatcgacaagtaccgaaaagatatcgaaaagtaccgaaaagatatcgaaaagtatcgaaaagatatcgaaaagtatcgttaa